Part of the Catalinimonas alkaloidigena genome is shown below.
CCTATTTGCAGTCCCTAAAGCCAATTGATAACCATGTGCCAGAGCCAATGTCTCCGGAAGAAGTAATGAAGATGACTTCTGCAAAAGCTTTGTAAACACTGAACACAGAGCTATATTCTTCACCATTGATCCTCAGATAAAATATAACGCATACATATTGTTAAACTTAAAAAAGCGCAGTCAGCGAAAATTCATTAGCCTCAATATGTATTCCTGAGTGGCGATTAATGATAGTGACTTTAGCCTGAGAGGGACAGCTATTATTCATGCAACCTCCCTATTGAGGCTTTAAAAAAGTTAACAGTAAACTAAGAGTAGCGAACTTCTGATACAGCGCTGCTGCAAAGGCTGCACAAAGAAGCAGTTTTAATACTGAATCCAAAGGGCATAGCAGGAATACAATACTGCTTACGTTGCCTACAGACGAAACACAGCAAGCTGATTTGAGAACATGCTAACAAAAGTAGTTGCGGCACAATTTGTATGCCCCTCAAATCCGTATAAGAGTGTTCCTTTTCTTTTTTCTTTATTGGGTGCATGCATCAATTTCCTTTAGCTCTCATAAATCAGGCTTCTGATTTTCTAGCATAGGGGGCTTTACGATACCATTACGAATTACAAAGTCACCGAAATGCTCCGCCTCTTCTCTTTGCTCGGCATACTGTTTAATGATGGGTTCTAATTCTTCCAGAATAGTCTTTTCATCTGCCATCTCTTTATACAAAGTATTAAGTCTGTCGCCATTGTGACTGGCACCCAGATACAGATTGTAATGTCCGGGCGCTCTGCCTACAAAGCCTATTTCACCCAGGTAGGAGCGAGCACAGCCATTAGGACAACCTGTCATACGAATATTGATGGCATCTTTTTCCAGACCGTACTTTTCCATGATCTGGTCCAGCTTATCAACCAGTGAAGGTAAATAGCGTTCTGATTCGGCAAATGCCAGTCCACAGGTGTTTAGAGCCACACATGCCATAGAGTGAAGTCTTAATCCGGTGAGTTTGGGGTGATTGAGCACGCCATATTCTGTCAGAATTTTTTCTATTTTTCTTTTATCCGCCTGGCTGACATTGCCAATGATTAAATTCTGATTACCCGTCAGACGGAAATCCCCTCTATGAATTTTAGCGATTTCTCTCAAAGCAGTTTTGAGCTGGTAGTTTTTCTCGTCGCGTACCCTGCCATGTTCCACAAAAAGCGTATAAAACCACTTGCCATTGGTCCCTTTCAGCCAGCCGTATGCATCTCCATTGGTGGTAAATTCGAATCTTCTGGCTTTTTCAAGCTTCCATCCCAACCAACGATGCAGTTTTTGCTTAAACACTTCCAACCCCATATTGTCAATGGTGTATTTCAAACGAGCGTTTTTCCTGTCCACCCGGTTCCCGTGGTCCCGTTGTAAAGTGATAACACCCTCTGCCAGCTGAATCACCTGCTCAGGCCTGACAAAGCCAATCACACTTGCCAATCTGGGATAGGTAGCATCATCACCCAAAGTATTGCCTAATCCTCCACCCACACATACATTATATCCTGTCAGCTTTCCCTCTTCCTCTATGGCTATCAAGCCAAGATCATTGGCAAAGACATCCACATCATTCCGTGGCGGGATAGCCAGTGCAATTTTAAACTTCCTGGGTAAATATGTCTCTTTGTATAGAGGCTCACGGTCTGGCGTATTTTCCACTTTCTCCCCATCCAGCCAGATTTCATAATAAGCCTTGGTTTTAGGTTTGAAATGCTCACTCAGCTTTTCTGCCTGTTCATACACCTCATCATGTGCCTGGGAGTGATACGGATTGGGGTTGCACATC
Proteins encoded:
- the cysI gene encoding assimilatory sulfite reductase (NADPH) hemoprotein subunit — protein: MAEQDHLSQEEQIKKNSNYLRGTIQDSLKAPLTGALAPEDIKLIKFHGSYQQHDRDLEHERKKQKLEPLYQFMVRVRAAGGITQPQQWLILDELAEKYANNTLKLTTRQSFQFHGILKRNLQSTISAINEALMTTIATCGDVNRNVMCNPNPYHSQAHDEVYEQAEKLSEHFKPKTKAYYEIWLDGEKVENTPDREPLYKETYLPRKFKIALAIPPRNDVDVFANDLGLIAIEEEGKLTGYNVCVGGGLGNTLGDDATYPRLASVIGFVRPEQVIQLAEGVITLQRDHGNRVDRKNARLKYTIDNMGLEVFKQKLHRWLGWKLEKARRFEFTTNGDAYGWLKGTNGKWFYTLFVEHGRVRDEKNYQLKTALREIAKIHRGDFRLTGNQNLIIGNVSQADKRKIEKILTEYGVLNHPKLTGLRLHSMACVALNTCGLAFAESERYLPSLVDKLDQIMEKYGLEKDAINIRMTGCPNGCARSYLGEIGFVGRAPGHYNLYLGASHNGDRLNTLYKEMADEKTILEELEPIIKQYAEQREEAEHFGDFVIRNGIVKPPMLENQKPDL